The segment ATTTTGAATTTCATGCTCATAGCAGCTGCTCGGAGTTTagtgttgagttttttttttgtggctttggGAGTCAGGCTTGTTTGTTTGAGTGATAACTTCCCTTGAGTCTCATTTCCTGCTAACAATGCCTGCTCTGCTTCATATCTTTCTTATCAGGACAGATAGCTTAACCCTACACGATCCTCCTACGTGGATTCTGAATCTGAGAGTTGTGTCAGCAGAAGCTCATTTTAGCTTCAGACCATGTTTTCACCAGCTCTTCACATGTTTATCTTCACAGTATGGTAGAGTTTTCTATAGACATCTGAGTTGTTATGCACAGCTGAAGACTGAGCTTGACGTGCTGGCCAGAGTATTAATGACATAAAACACGTACAACTTGAATAAATCATATTCCAGTTTTAGTTTTCTCATGCCAATCAATGTAGTGGACTCGCTGAAGAGGTGGGGGGTCACAGTGGAGTGACGCATGGGTCTCTGTGGGCAGTGTGGGAAAGAAAGTTACCGGTCTCCATTTAGGGGGGCAGGTCAGCAGTCAGATGTCTGTGGGATTGTGTTATCATAACCTGCTTGATATCATAACCAGCATTCAAATGGTTAAATGTAATGTGGAAAACCTagtttataaaaacaaaccctCATTAACGGATCACCTAATTGCTTGTTATCTGCTTATAGTTTTTAGTTTTCTGGCTCAAAGATTGTTTGCTTTCATTTAGTGCTCATTTTCACCAAAatgataattaaataataatcaaTTATAgcttgttgttttattgctttgAACCTTCACTTTGAACACTGCAAAACATAAAGCCTTAATCGTAACAAAAtgcttgtttttattaaagAGATGATTTTTCAGAGCACTAAAAATCTAGGTTTTAAAAATCTTGGCAAGTGAACTTTTCCAGATTTATTGGCAGAAACTTTAAATGAGGTTATCCCAAGCAATTTTGTTacctttttcttgtttttgagaGCTTTTTGACTACTTTAAACAGgtataaatataacattttgttttgtgatgATAACAGGATGGATATGTAAGTCCAATATTAATCATATGTGATTGTTTTTGGTTCTTGTAAGAGCTAGTGCTTGACTTTATAACAAATATATagcaatttaaataaaaaataaactactTTATTAAATGTTAGCCACTGCTCATGTATTACAAGTGACTCTTTCAGCAATAGAGCTCTGCTGTGATTCGTCACTGCCCCCGTGAGCCGTACAGAACCACTCCAGCATAAATTTCTGGAAGCTTTGCCCACAGGGAGcggctgacctctgacctctgctgtggcTGTCTGAGCTTGCGCTTGACATGGACCTCCACATATCTCCCTGCCTTGACTGGGTCGTCGGTATAGTCTAACTAACACACCACCCATGTTACCCAGTCCTGATACTGTGGGAATTCTCCCCGCAGTCAAAACCAGTGAGAACCAGTGCCCAATGATTAGGTGCACAAGTGCATTAGCAGCACAAGTAACAGGACGAAAACACAGCTCACTGCCAATCCCCTGTACTGCATAATGCACTCAACATGGGCTCCGTCTGCTGCCAGTGATCTCTATCTAAGACCTTGAACTAACTGAACCTATGCTGTTTTTGCTTCCCCCCTTTGGTCTGTTTATGTGAAAATCACAGTGgtgctggagctgcagcacagttTGCTTTTAGGAAGTGTAAAAACTGTCAGAGATAAGAAACCGTCAGATGTGGTAACAGAAGACGAGCTAAATCAGCAGTTAAATTCTAAATTCATTCTATAATTTAACATCAAACTCTTGATTTTCTAGGAGCTTCTAGTAAAATGGAAACAGATTAAAGAAATAGTACCTTAGAGTGCAAAGCAAAGCCTGCAGCGGCTGAAATATAATATTGCGCATATCTGAGTTTGGTAAACAACATCCAGCTAATCTACCCCGACAGCTCACAGCATCTCTCAGTTCCTCTCTCACAGCCCCGCAGACAAGGTGTCCAGCTCACCAACGTCAGCAGTCTCTTGAGCTCAGCACCCCTACTTTCTGTCTTGGGTGGTTTTTAGGAGGTCAAAGTTCAGACCTCTCACTGGCACCGGGTTATCACAGGAGGGGTTGTGTGACCGAGGCAGAGGGGTGAGGATGGAGGGTGGatgaggggggagggagggaggtagaGCTTGTTTTCAAGTGGTCACCTCCAGGGAAGATCCCAGCCAGAGCCACCAGCCCATGTGTGAGAGCACAGTGAAGAGGACATGGTATAAAAAGAGTAGAGGGACACCAcatcacagagaaagagagaggcggTTTTCATAAACTCGGATTTAATAAACGCGGATATTCGCGTTTAGGACAAGCCCACATCACTGGCCATGGCACTGCTGATGGGTTGCTGGATGTGTTTGGTTGTGCTGTCCCTGACAGCGACCACGAGCCATGCCGCTTTGAGAAGGTAAAAACCTTTCCTTGCTTTACCTAGTGCAGTCCAGTGGTACAGTGTCCTATGGTATAATTGCTTTTGCAGCAATTGTAGTGACAGTAAACAACAAAGAAGAcaggaaaacaaatgtgttttattggttCATTATAAAAAGCTAATGATTTCAGCGCTGGCttaacatgtgtttttgttcatttttctgGCTAGGCgctgagagcagagcagtcTGCACTTTATTAAAGGCTCATTGTTATACTGGGATGATGACCAGGCATATGTATCAGATATATAGCATGGAAAACATATTTCACTGACCTCTTCTGCATTTCTTTAGTCATTATATCCGGTCTCCCTCTTTGTACTTATTTAGTTTTTTCCACCCTCTTTTCTGCTTTGTTTCCAGAATTGCCCTGAAGAAGATGCCATCTATCAAAGAGACCCTACAGGAGATGGGTGTCTCTGCAGAGCAGGTGTTGACTGAGCTGACCCAGAAGACTGCAGGCGGCACCAATAATGGAACTGTTCCCACACCTCTCACCAACTACTTGGATGTGAggcatttttttatgtgttgtaCATCGAGTGTGCAATAGTGATACAAATGCACAGGTGGTAGAAAATCAAGGCACCTGGATTTGCTGTTTCGGTTttgaagacaaaaacagaccTTGGTCCTGAAGGTTAAGCATTCCACTCATCCAAGAGGCTTCACCAGTTCTCTTGGATAAATGTCTTCAAGAGTAAAACAGCAGATCCAGTTGCCTTTTGAATTAGAACTTTAAAatattctttgtgtgtgagtcatACTCTCAATGTCATTTTTCATACACTCAAAATGCATTTGCGGGTTGTAGTAACACatggaaaaaaagtttttttttttttttaaatattcaaacaACATCCAACTAGGCGTGTTGTTTACTCCCAACAGACTCAGTACTATGGCGAAATCAGTATTGGATCTCCGGCCCAGATGTTCAACGTGGTGTTTGACACGGGTTCAGCCAACCTGTGGGTGccctcacagagctgctcaCCTTTCTCCACTGCCTGCTGTAAGTGTGTGAACACAACATTCAAACAGAAAGTGCCAATGCAGAGGCATAAACAAGCGCACTTCCTCGAGTTAACCCTCATAGACCTCCTAATTAAAAACTctaagacagaaaaacagcatgtttacagctagttattaaaaaaaaaaaaaaaaacagtaattcaCCTTTCGGATGTATTCAGGCACTGGCAACATGGTGATGAGACACTACAGTGAGCTGATATGGTTTGGGTTAAAATACCACTATTAATCCCATTTAAAtaagtttattttattattttcatggTAATGACCCCTGAagcagattttacatgcactaaTGTAGGGCActagtcacacaaacacaaggcaCAGTCTGCTATCAGCTAACAATAATTAGGCAGCACGGCAAGTCATGTTATTACAGCATGTTTTGTAGTCAAGGCTTTGAAATGACATGTCAAAAGTCACAAATCCATGGTATAGTGCCACAAACATGTGACAGGTAAATGTAGGAATAATAAAGATCAACTTAAAGGGGGCAAAATTAAAAATACTGAGCTGATTTCTGTCACTCTAATCACTGAAGTAAATTCTGTTTTCAAATGAATGTGATGTTGTAggaaacattcaataaaaattCCTTGATAcacagctgttttatgactcaAAAGCATTTTGAACTTTTAGTTACTCACAACAGGTACGATGCCTCCAAATCTCGGACTTATGTTGAGAATGGAACAGGATTTTCCATCCAGTACGCCTCTGGAAATGTCAGGGGATTCCTGAGTGAGGATGTGGTTGTGGTGAGTTTAAAAtcaattacttttttttttttttttgtggttttgttgaTGCGTGAACTTTCACTTCTACGCCACAATttgaaacttgtttttttttaatggtctgCAGGTTGGTGGCATTCCTGTGGTGCAAGTGTTTGCTGAAGCCACATCTCTGTCTGCCATGCCCTTCATCTTTGCCAAGTTCGATGGAGTCCTGGGGATGGGTTACCCCAACGTGGCCATCGATGGCATCACGCCGGTGTTTGATCGGATCATGTCTCAACATGTCCTGAAGGAAAATGTGTTCTCTGTGTACTACAGCAGGTGAATCCCCTGACACCTCTCAGTCTGCTGTAGAATCACATTCTGCAGAAATACACATATTTATATACACATTCTTTTCCTAGTAGACCAAAAACATAAACTTTTAAAATGAAGATTAAGATTATTAAGATTAACCTATAAACTGAATTTGGGAGTGGGAAAAGAGTGTGCTGTGGgtgaaaatgtataaaaataaaatgatgtatATTTTCTCATACTTCTTTGCCATTTATTATCCACAGTTATCCAGAATACACCAGTTGTAAcaatattattatgttttccttTCCTTTAGGGAACATAGTTTAAATGAGA is part of the Parambassis ranga chromosome 7, fParRan2.1, whole genome shotgun sequence genome and harbors:
- the ren gene encoding renin translates to MALLMGCWMCLVVLSLTATTSHAALRRIALKKMPSIKETLQEMGVSAEQVLTELTQKTAGGTNNGTVPTPLTNYLDTQYYGEISIGSPAQMFNVVFDTGSANLWVPSQSCSPFSTACFTHNRYDASKSRTYVENGTGFSIQYASGNVRGFLSEDVVVVGGIPVVQVFAEATSLSAMPFIFAKFDGVLGMGYPNVAIDGITPVFDRIMSQHVLKENVFSVYYSRDPKHSPGGELVLGGTDPNYYTGNFNYMETRETGKWEVTMKGVSVGTEMMFCAEGCTAVIDTGSSYITGPASSVSVLMKTIGAQLDESGYKVNCDTVKTLPSVSFQLGGHEYSLTHEDYILWQSQMEGDVCTVTFRGLDVPPPAGPIWILGANFIARYYTEFDRHNNRIGFATAV